One genomic segment of Burkholderiaceae bacterium includes these proteins:
- a CDS encoding rhodanese-like domain-containing protein: MDFVIANWALILLALVSGGMLAWPMLQGGAGAGLSPAAAVQRINREKAVVIDVCQPDEFAAGHVGGARSIPMGELEAKLPGAVKNKATPLVMVCASGVRARRAVAIARKLGYEQAEVLAGGMKSWREANLPVERS; encoded by the coding sequence GTGGATTTCGTGATTGCCAACTGGGCCCTGATCTTGCTGGCCCTGGTTTCGGGCGGCATGCTCGCCTGGCCGATGCTGCAGGGCGGCGCCGGCGCGGGCCTGTCGCCGGCGGCGGCGGTGCAGCGCATCAACCGCGAGAAGGCGGTGGTGATCGACGTCTGCCAGCCCGACGAATTCGCGGCCGGCCACGTGGGCGGCGCGCGCAGCATCCCCATGGGCGAGCTGGAGGCCAAGCTGCCCGGCGCGGTCAAGAACAAGGCCACGCCGCTGGTCATGGTGTGCGCCTCGGGCGTGCGGGCGCGCCGCGCGGTGGCCATCGCGCGCAAGCTGGGCTACGAGCAGGCCGAGGTGCTGGCCGGCGGCATGAAGAGCTGGCGCGAGGCCAACCTTCCGGTGGAACGGTCCTGA
- the gpmA gene encoding 2,3-diphosphoglycerate-dependent phosphoglycerate mutase yields MHKLVLIRHGESTWNLENRFTGWTDVDLTPTGVEQARQAGRLLKAEGYAFDLACTSVLKRAIRTLHLTLDEMDRLWLPSQKHWRLNERHYGALQGLNKAETAKKFGEAQVLTWRRSYDTPPPALTPEDPRCERGDPRYAHLQPSDVPLTECLKDTVARVLPYWNAVLAPEIRAGRRLVVVAHGNSIRALVKYLDGISDADIVGLNIPNGIPLVYELDADLRPLRHHYLGDAQAAEQAAAAVAQQGRG; encoded by the coding sequence ATGCACAAGCTCGTCCTGATCCGCCACGGCGAATCCACCTGGAACCTGGAAAACCGCTTCACCGGCTGGACCGACGTCGACCTGACGCCCACCGGCGTGGAGCAGGCGCGCCAGGCCGGCCGCCTGCTGAAGGCCGAGGGCTACGCGTTCGACCTGGCCTGCACCAGCGTGCTCAAGCGCGCCATCCGCACCCTGCACCTGACGCTGGACGAGATGGACCGCCTGTGGCTGCCCTCGCAAAAGCACTGGCGCCTGAACGAGCGCCACTACGGCGCGCTGCAGGGCCTGAACAAGGCCGAGACGGCCAAGAAGTTCGGCGAGGCGCAGGTGCTGACCTGGCGGCGCAGCTACGACACGCCGCCGCCCGCGCTGACGCCCGAGGACCCGCGCTGCGAGCGCGGCGACCCGCGCTACGCCCACCTGCAGCCCAGCGACGTGCCGCTGACCGAATGCCTGAAGGACACCGTGGCACGCGTGCTGCCGTACTGGAACGCGGTGCTGGCGCCCGAGATCCGCGCCGGCCGCCGCCTGGTGGTGGTGGCGCACGGCAACTCGATCCGCGCGCTGGTCAAGTACCTGGACGGCATCTCCGACGCCGACATCGTGGGGCTGAACATCCCCAACGGCATCCCGCTGGTGTACGAGCTCGACGCCGACCTGCGACCGCTGCGCCACCACTACCTGGGCGACGCCCAGGCCGCCGAGCAGGCCGCCGCCGCGGTGGCGCAGCAGGGCCGCGGCTGA
- a CDS encoding S41 family peptidase: MSQKSKIAGWIAVGALAGALTTVSLQTVARGTLAPLPLEQLQQLAAVFSLIKTDYVEPVDEKKLITDAISGMVSGLDPHSQYFDKKSFKEFREGTTGRFVGVGIEITQEDGLVKVVSPIEGSPADKAGLKSGDLITKVDDTAVKGLSLNDAVKRIRGEPGTPVRFTVWRRDEDRTFPVTITREEIRTQSVKGKVMEPGYAWIRVSQFQDRTVEDFVAKLDDIYKKAPNLKGLVLDLRNDPGGLLDAAVAVSAAFLPEGATVVTTNGQIEESKAAYKAVPEDYMRRRGADPLASLPAAVKKVPLVVLVNGGSASASEIVAGALQDNKRAVIMGSQTFGKGSVQTVRPLGPDTALKLTTARYYTPSGRTIQAKGIVPDIMVDDTAEGSPFAVLRMREADLEHHLSGSGPEVKDPALTKEREQALKKLETESRKTAAASRPPEYGSDKDFPLVQALAKLKGEPVKVSTTLVERKDEQPKPE, from the coding sequence ATGAGTCAGAAATCCAAGATCGCCGGCTGGATCGCCGTGGGTGCGCTGGCCGGCGCGTTGACCACCGTTTCGCTGCAGACGGTGGCGCGCGGCACGCTGGCGCCCCTGCCGCTGGAGCAGCTGCAGCAGCTGGCCGCGGTGTTCAGCCTGATCAAGACCGACTACGTCGAGCCGGTGGACGAGAAAAAGCTCATCACCGACGCCATCTCGGGCATGGTGTCGGGGCTGGACCCGCACTCGCAGTATTTCGACAAGAAGTCGTTCAAGGAATTTCGCGAAGGCACCACCGGCCGCTTCGTCGGCGTGGGCATCGAGATCACGCAGGAAGACGGCCTGGTCAAGGTGGTCTCGCCCATCGAGGGCTCGCCCGCCGACAAGGCCGGCCTGAAGTCGGGCGACCTGATCACCAAGGTGGACGACACCGCCGTCAAGGGCCTGTCGCTGAACGACGCCGTCAAGCGCATTCGCGGCGAACCGGGCACGCCGGTGCGCTTCACCGTCTGGCGCCGCGACGAGGACCGCACCTTCCCGGTCACCATCACGCGCGAGGAAATCCGCACCCAGTCGGTCAAGGGCAAGGTGATGGAGCCGGGCTACGCCTGGATCCGGGTGTCGCAGTTCCAGGACCGCACGGTGGAGGACTTCGTCGCCAAGCTCGACGACATCTACAAGAAAGCCCCCAACCTGAAGGGCCTGGTGCTCGACCTGCGCAACGACCCGGGCGGCCTGCTGGACGCCGCCGTGGCCGTGTCCGCCGCCTTCCTGCCCGAGGGCGCGACGGTGGTCACCACCAACGGCCAGATCGAGGAAAGCAAGGCCGCGTACAAGGCCGTGCCCGAGGACTACATGCGCCGGCGCGGCGCCGACCCGCTGGCCAGCCTGCCCGCGGCCGTCAAGAAAGTGCCGCTGGTGGTGCTGGTCAACGGCGGCTCGGCCTCGGCCAGCGAGATCGTGGCCGGCGCGCTGCAGGACAACAAGCGCGCCGTCATCATGGGCAGCCAGACCTTCGGCAAGGGCTCGGTGCAGACCGTGCGCCCGCTGGGCCCCGACACCGCGCTCAAGCTGACCACCGCGCGCTACTACACGCCCAGCGGCCGCACCATCCAGGCCAAGGGCATCGTGCCCGACATCATGGTCGACGACACCGCCGAGGGCAGCCCCTTTGCCGTGCTGCGCATGCGCGAGGCCGACCTGGAGCACCACCTGTCCGGCAGCGGCCCCGAGGTCAAGGACCCGGCCCTGACCAAGGAACGCGAGCAGGCCCTCAAGAAGCTCGAGACCGAGTCGCGCAAGACCGCCGCCGCAAGCCGCCCGCCCGAGTACGGCAGCGACAAGGACTTCCCGCTGGTGCAGGCCCTGGCCAAGCTCAAGGGCGAGCCGGTGAAGGTCAGCACCACGCTGGTCGAGCGCAAGGACGAGCAGCCCAAACCCGAATAA
- the moeB gene encoding molybdopterin-synthase adenylyltransferase MoeB: MDDSQLLRYSRHVLLDDIGIEGQQKLLAAHALILGAGGLGSPVALYLASAGVGQLTLIDDDTVDLTNLQRQIMHTTARVGQPKVDSARQAIEAINPGVQVHTVARRADAALLDALVPAADVVLDCGDNYATRHALNAACVRHRKPLVSGAAIGFDGQVSVYDPRRADSPCYACVFPPTQTVPEVACATSGVLAPLVGLVGSLQAAEAIKLLCGIGQPLVGRLLMIDSRQAEFTTVRLRRQSDCPVCQPPPAAG; the protein is encoded by the coding sequence ATGGACGACTCGCAACTGCTGCGCTACTCGCGCCATGTGCTGCTCGACGACATCGGCATCGAAGGCCAGCAGAAGCTGCTGGCCGCCCACGCGCTGATCCTGGGCGCCGGCGGCCTGGGCTCGCCGGTGGCGCTGTACCTGGCCAGTGCCGGCGTGGGCCAGCTGACCCTGATCGACGACGACACGGTCGATCTGACCAACCTGCAGCGTCAGATCATGCACACCACCGCCCGCGTCGGCCAGCCCAAGGTCGACTCGGCGCGCCAGGCCATCGAGGCCATCAACCCCGGCGTGCAGGTGCACACCGTGGCCCGGCGCGCCGACGCCGCGCTGCTGGACGCGCTGGTGCCCGCCGCCGACGTGGTGCTGGACTGCGGCGACAACTACGCCACGCGCCACGCGCTCAACGCCGCCTGCGTGCGCCACCGCAAGCCGCTGGTGTCGGGCGCGGCCATCGGCTTCGACGGCCAGGTGTCGGTGTACGACCCGCGCCGCGCCGACTCGCCCTGCTACGCCTGCGTGTTTCCGCCCACGCAGACGGTGCCCGAGGTGGCCTGCGCCACTTCGGGCGTATTGGCGCCGCTGGTGGGGCTGGTGGGCAGCCTGCAGGCCGCCGAGGCCATCAAGCTGCTGTGCGGCATCGGCCAGCCGCTGGTGGGGCGCCTGCTGATGATCGACAGCCGGCAGGCCGAGTTCACCACCGTGCGGCTGCGCCGCCAAAGCGACTGCCCGGTCTGCCAGCCGCCGCCCGCCGCCGGTTGA
- a CDS encoding DUF883 family protein, producing MNPDPSTPSDADASRPRIHDALDKANTRLRQMLDELQPTVDSLSAQARELAGRGRAAAADARTQARDKLSGVASQTSAYVAEKPLQSMAIAAAAGAALALLLGRRKR from the coding sequence ATGAACCCCGATCCATCCACCCCATCCGACGCCGACGCGTCCCGCCCGCGCATCCACGACGCGCTGGACAAGGCCAACACCCGGCTGCGCCAGATGCTCGACGAGCTGCAGCCCACGGTCGACTCGCTGTCGGCCCAGGCGCGCGAGCTGGCCGGCCGCGGCCGGGCGGCGGCCGCCGACGCCCGCACGCAGGCGCGTGACAAGCTCTCCGGCGTGGCCAGCCAGACCAGCGCCTACGTGGCCGAAAAGCCGCTCCAGTCCATGGCCATCGCTGCCGCCGCGGGCGCCGCGCTGGCGCTGCTGCTGGGCCGCCGCAAACGCTGA
- a CDS encoding BON domain-containing protein, with protein MHAVRTLIIAAAMGVTLATATTGCSVVRGQESAGAYVDDSAITTEVKAKFVADKQVDAGAINVQTLHGEVALSGFAKSAAERARAEEIARAVKGVRTVRNNLVVR; from the coding sequence ATGCACGCTGTCCGCACCCTGATCATCGCCGCCGCCATGGGCGTGACCCTGGCCACTGCCACCACCGGCTGCTCCGTCGTGCGCGGCCAGGAATCGGCCGGCGCCTACGTCGACGATTCGGCCATCACCACCGAAGTCAAGGCCAAGTTCGTGGCCGACAAGCAGGTCGACGCCGGCGCCATCAACGTGCAGACCCTGCACGGCGAAGTGGCCCTGAGCGGATTTGCCAAGAGCGCGGCCGAGCGCGCCCGCGCCGAGGAAATCGCCCGCGCCGTCAAGGGCGTGCGCACCGTGCGCAACAACCTGGTGGTGCGTTAA